In Leptospira bouyouniensis, the following proteins share a genomic window:
- a CDS encoding DUF1554 domain-containing protein, translating to MTNFKNVKNFFRMIYGTIRIIICLTFVTCESNNSDITAIASALALVANNSSTSSSSVTSSCATTGTCKIFISNPTAPMNAGISGFDNHCNNSANKPSGSHTYKALISDGVKRRACSTANCSGGTSENIDWVLKPNQQYKRKDGTTIIATTNANGIFVSSLTNVIDPDMFDGASDHVFTGVNADWTPGDDCSDWTGIGNAMTGAYLYADFRTFAENSRNCNTMVGNVYKGKAICVEQ from the coding sequence TTGACAAATTTTAAAAACGTAAAAAATTTCTTTCGCATGATATATGGAACCATTAGGATTATAATATGTTTAACTTTTGTTACTTGTGAATCAAATAACTCAGACATTACGGCTATCGCTAGTGCACTTGCACTCGTTGCAAATAACAGTTCAACTTCTAGTAGTTCAGTAACATCTTCCTGCGCAACCACGGGGACTTGTAAAATATTCATCTCAAATCCAACTGCTCCTATGAATGCAGGTATTTCTGGCTTTGATAATCACTGTAACAATTCGGCAAATAAACCATCAGGTAGTCATACTTACAAAGCATTGATTTCAGATGGAGTAAAAAGAAGGGCCTGTTCTACAGCAAATTGCTCAGGTGGAACGTCTGAAAACATTGATTGGGTTCTCAAACCGAACCAACAATACAAACGAAAAGATGGAACCACAATCATCGCAACTACAAATGCCAATGGTATTTTTGTTTCTTCACTGACCAATGTAATTGATCCAGATATGTTTGATGGAGCTAGTGATCATGTTTTCACGGGTGTAAATGCAGACTGGACTCCTGGTGATGATTGTTCTGATTGGACAGGAATTGGAAATGCGATGACAGGAGCATATCTTTATGCTGATTTCCGAACTTTTGCAGAAAATTCAAGAAATTGTAATACTATGGTTGGAAATGTCTATAAAGGGAAAGCAATCTGTGTGGAACAATAG
- a CDS encoding response regulator transcription factor: MKKQVYIVDDHPLVVDALQNLIAKSEDLECIGSADNIEKAFNDIEQMQPTLVLIDIQLKQNQNGLQLLKKLRTTFPNIAVIIISMLTDDTFVDRAFKLGAMGYVFKEDTTTQIVEAIHTVLKGDYFVSSSQATRLLGHLYRASQKDEKDPIDRLSNRELEVFLMIGEGMPVKEIAANMGLAPSTIETLRSRIKSKLSITENEKLIRVAVEWKYTQAKTDIVVS, encoded by the coding sequence ATGAAAAAACAAGTCTATATCGTTGATGACCATCCACTTGTAGTCGATGCACTACAAAACCTAATCGCTAAATCAGAAGATTTAGAATGTATTGGAAGTGCGGATAATATTGAAAAAGCATTTAACGATATAGAACAGATGCAACCAACACTTGTTTTGATTGATATCCAACTCAAACAAAACCAAAACGGTTTGCAACTTCTGAAAAAGCTTAGAACAACATTTCCAAATATCGCCGTTATCATCATCAGTATGTTGACGGACGATACCTTTGTCGATCGCGCTTTTAAACTAGGTGCAATGGGTTATGTGTTCAAGGAAGATACTACCACACAAATTGTAGAAGCCATACATACAGTACTAAAAGGTGATTATTTTGTAAGCTCATCCCAAGCAACAAGGTTACTTGGGCATTTGTATCGTGCTTCCCAGAAAGATGAAAAAGATCCAATCGACAGATTGTCAAACCGTGAATTAGAAGTATTTCTCATGATTGGAGAAGGGATGCCTGTAAAAGAAATCGCAGCCAATATGGGCCTTGCTCCATCTACCATTGAAACTTTAAGATCTCGTATTAAGTCTAAACTCAGCATCACAGAAAACGAAAAATTAATCCGTGTAGCTGTTGAATGGAAGTATACCCAAGCCAAAACTGATATCGTAGTTTCGTAA
- a CDS encoding spiro-SPASM protein: MINRKEYNPSFAVVYLDNQSLTFLESNFDLGAFDSFVKKLHKVFPNLNIHMNVSKLIKTKLEKESLSKFFVFYETIPSEIDFIKEIGSLLPESQFKDPEWDEVCFLYFTGISPILNSTLTEKIWNRHKNFFSQYSYSENIPPGLIPTVITREFLSSIPEQLTSDIHSFFLKNINQYDVDIFFQSPDLRQLRLDFRYNSPRSKILIQGLQKISDDIPYENLHVILKQNPELFRSAPSYLEWEIYKGCELSCIFCPREFTDKTNDGSFVSFDSVKKTIKQFEDQLFSPITISLTGNGEPLLHPEFVSIVKEILGLSQLKELIIETALYKNFDLLHSLISGLDTKYKEKLCIIANITTLKEDTYQSLYGKKGLSQVLESIDSLSKILPQNSLYVQMIKMKEVEEEIDPYFTFFEKKGIHIILQKYNSFAKQLPERRVSDLTPIHRDFCWHLTRDIYLSVTGDVSICKQNQTKIIGNIFTESLLDVWMKGLDSFTKSFNGEHDKIPAPCLNCDEWYTFNA; the protein is encoded by the coding sequence ATGATTAATCGTAAGGAATATAACCCTAGCTTTGCGGTTGTTTATTTAGACAACCAATCACTTACCTTTTTAGAATCCAATTTTGATCTAGGTGCCTTCGATTCATTCGTTAAAAAACTTCATAAAGTTTTTCCAAACTTAAACATTCATATGAATGTCTCCAAACTCATTAAAACGAAGTTAGAGAAAGAATCCTTATCAAAATTTTTTGTGTTTTATGAAACAATTCCCTCTGAAATCGATTTTATCAAAGAAATTGGAAGTTTACTTCCAGAATCTCAGTTCAAGGATCCGGAATGGGATGAAGTATGTTTTTTGTATTTCACAGGTATTTCACCGATCCTAAACTCAACACTGACGGAAAAAATTTGGAACCGACATAAAAACTTTTTCAGCCAATATTCCTATTCGGAAAACATTCCTCCTGGTCTCATTCCTACAGTCATTACTCGAGAGTTTTTAAGCTCCATACCAGAGCAACTAACAAGCGATATTCACTCGTTCTTTTTAAAGAACATCAACCAATATGATGTTGATATTTTTTTTCAATCTCCAGATTTACGCCAATTAAGATTGGATTTTCGTTATAACTCTCCTCGCTCAAAAATTCTCATCCAAGGTTTGCAAAAAATCTCTGATGACATTCCATATGAAAATTTACATGTTATCTTAAAACAAAATCCAGAATTGTTCCGAAGTGCTCCATCTTATTTAGAATGGGAAATTTATAAAGGATGTGAACTCTCTTGTATATTTTGTCCACGTGAGTTTACAGACAAAACCAATGATGGTAGTTTTGTTTCATTTGATTCCGTTAAAAAAACAATCAAACAATTTGAGGATCAGTTATTTTCACCAATCACTATCAGTTTGACAGGAAATGGAGAACCTCTTTTACACCCAGAATTTGTTTCAATTGTAAAAGAAATTCTTGGTTTATCCCAACTTAAAGAACTCATCATTGAAACTGCATTGTATAAGAACTTTGACCTTTTACATTCCCTAATCAGTGGATTGGACACGAAATACAAAGAAAAACTTTGTATCATAGCCAATATCACAACACTCAAGGAAGATACTTACCAATCGTTGTATGGTAAAAAAGGTCTATCACAAGTATTAGAATCAATTGACTCATTATCGAAAATACTACCTCAAAACTCACTTTATGTTCAAATGATCAAAATGAAGGAAGTAGAAGAAGAGATTGATCCTTACTTCACTTTTTTTGAAAAAAAAGGAATTCATATCATTTTACAAAAGTATAACAGTTTTGCTAAGCAACTACCAGAACGTAGGGTGAGTGATCTCACACCAATTCATCGAGATTTCTGTTGGCATTTAACTCGCGATATTTACCTTTCTGTCACTGGAGATGTATCTATTTGCAAACAAAACCAAACAAAAATAATTGGAAACATTTTCACCGAATCTTTGTTAGATGTTTGGATGAAAGGTCTTGATTCATTTACTAAAAGTTTTAACGGTGAACATGATAAAATTCCAGCTCCATGTCTGAATTGTGATGAGTGGTATACATTCAACGCATAA
- a CDS encoding SGNH/GDSL hydrolase family protein, whose translation MNKLIILILLLQFVHCDKTKNKNDELIFSIVRPTLGMFGDSIMASWPEDQLKPFVVIKNAFPARKSSDILQTIQSDQSKYQACILNGGMNDFYGNLFLRESDLEITIQNQIQSLTLLQGKCDHILVINFWYVEFPWPTEAVLRLNLLMKERIVFVPRLDSELFIKSGDLLDGGHLTEKGYQKLSDKTFEFFRLRMPWIDLLPK comes from the coding sequence ATGAACAAACTAATTATATTAATATTGTTATTACAATTTGTTCACTGTGACAAAACCAAGAATAAGAACGATGAATTGATTTTTAGTATCGTTCGACCCACATTAGGTATGTTTGGTGATAGTATTATGGCATCTTGGCCAGAGGATCAACTTAAACCATTTGTAGTCATTAAAAATGCTTTCCCTGCAAGAAAATCATCAGACATTTTACAGACAATTCAGTCCGACCAATCAAAATACCAAGCTTGCATTCTTAATGGAGGGATGAATGATTTTTATGGAAATTTATTTCTAAGGGAATCAGATTTAGAAATAACAATTCAAAACCAAATCCAATCGCTTACATTACTTCAAGGAAAATGTGATCATATACTTGTGATCAATTTTTGGTATGTTGAATTTCCTTGGCCAACAGAAGCAGTATTGAGATTAAACCTTTTGATGAAGGAACGAATCGTTTTTGTTCCACGTTTGGATTCGGAGTTATTTATCAAAAGCGGAGATTTATTGGATGGGGGTCATTTAACAGAAAAAGGTTACCAAAAACTCTCAGATAAAACATTTGAATTTTTCCGATTGAGAATGCCTTGGATTGATCTATTACCTAAATGA
- a CDS encoding SBBP repeat-containing protein has translation MKEFIQIKVMRKIAIYLLILFLQFISLNCKPVELNNSSDIQSKSFVETQILKCMLSGWDCIEFPQNNQGIKQWSKIIGQSGTYQSYGNSTAVDRIGNVYLIGTTSGSVYSQNKISPSSMNDILLTKFAQDGQLIWAKQMGSTTTSSTYAEMSHIDNFGNIFIVGSANSPFNELGSIGAGAILIKLSGSGNLLWTRMIPTASETLGAGVTSDYFGNVYITGNTEEQLLNGQTATGGRNTFVLKYNSLGDLVWTKLFDNTGISSYGQNIQYEATTQSILVAGQISGGTSFFGKTPPGNLTDSYIVSLDLNGNFKWAQVLGGITISTQIRTMSVDQKGYIYVSGDTNGNLDGIVKDGSTVQFLTKLNVFGEKIWTRLLGGGGSSLTYAYGVYSDNSGNVYTFGGTNGNLLGIPKVGNNDAHLTKYDSNGNLIWIRLSGNNGIELSGRGISADRFGTLYVSGFTSGGFDGQAKLGTFDAFLIQYY, from the coding sequence ATGAAAGAGTTTATACAAATTAAAGTTATGCGAAAAATTGCAATTTATTTATTAATATTATTTCTCCAATTCATTAGTTTAAACTGTAAGCCGGTAGAACTGAATAATTCTTCCGATATTCAATCTAAATCATTTGTAGAGACCCAAATTCTAAAATGTATGTTGAGTGGTTGGGATTGCATTGAATTTCCACAGAATAATCAAGGCATCAAACAATGGTCAAAAATTATCGGGCAATCTGGTACATACCAAAGTTATGGAAATTCTACCGCAGTAGATCGTATAGGGAATGTGTATTTGATCGGTACAACATCTGGATCAGTATATAGCCAAAACAAAATTTCTCCTTCATCAATGAATGATATTCTATTAACAAAGTTTGCCCAAGATGGACAATTGATCTGGGCAAAACAAATGGGTAGTACCACAACTAGCTCTACATATGCTGAAATGAGTCATATTGATAACTTTGGTAATATATTTATCGTAGGTTCGGCCAATAGTCCTTTTAATGAGCTTGGATCCATTGGGGCAGGAGCAATTTTAATTAAACTCAGTGGTTCAGGAAATCTTCTTTGGACAAGGATGATTCCAACAGCAAGTGAAACGTTAGGTGCCGGTGTCACTTCAGATTATTTTGGGAACGTATACATAACCGGGAATACTGAAGAGCAGTTGTTAAATGGTCAGACAGCGACTGGAGGAAGGAATACATTTGTTTTAAAATACAACAGCCTTGGTGATTTAGTTTGGACAAAACTTTTTGACAATACTGGAATTTCATCATATGGACAGAATATCCAATATGAAGCAACAACTCAGTCAATTCTTGTAGCAGGCCAAATAAGTGGCGGGACCAGTTTTTTTGGAAAAACTCCACCTGGAAATCTAACTGATTCTTATATTGTATCGTTAGACTTAAATGGAAATTTTAAGTGGGCTCAAGTTTTAGGTGGAATAACAATCTCAACGCAAATTAGGACTATGTCAGTTGATCAGAAAGGTTACATTTATGTATCAGGTGATACAAACGGAAATTTAGATGGTATCGTAAAAGACGGTTCAACTGTTCAATTTTTAACTAAATTGAATGTTTTTGGAGAGAAAATTTGGACAAGGTTGTTAGGTGGTGGTGGAAGTAGTCTTACCTATGCGTACGGAGTTTATTCTGATAATTCAGGAAATGTTTATACCTTTGGTGGAACAAATGGAAATTTACTTGGAATTCCAAAAGTAGGAAACAATGACGCCCATTTAACTAAATATGATTCTAACGGTAACCTAATTTGGATACGGTTATCTGGAAATAACGGAATTGAACTTTCAGGGAGAGGAATTTCTGCTGATCGTTTTGGGACTCTTTACGTATCGGGATTTACTTCTGGTGGATTTGATGGACAAGCTAAATTAGGAACTTTTGATGCATTTTTAATTCAATATTATTAA
- a CDS encoding NAD(P)(+) transhydrogenase (Re/Si-specific) subunit beta, which produces MELVSILNLAYLIASILFIVGIKQLAHPKTATRGNFLGALGMLIAVVATLFDREILSYEWIAVGVLIGSVIGIILAIKIQMTAMPQLVAVLNGFGGIASVFVAGAALQLSIPKYSYAVNYQEVVSIVFSAIVGGITFSGSFIAFGKLQGFITEKAVRYPGDQLVKILVGLTAVGLGVYGCLEPTDESIYWILSGVSLLLGIFLVIPIGGADMPVVISLLNSYSGIAASATGFVLNNNVLIISGSLVGASGIILTQIMCKAMNRSLTNVLFGGFGAVATEMKDDGDFYSGKVKSTSAEEVAMLLDVARSVVIVPGYGMAVAQAQHTVRDLYQLLTARGIDVTFAIHPVAGRMPGHMNVLLAEADIPYDRLKEMDEINSTFENVDVVIVNGANDVTNPLAKTDPKSPIAGMPILDVGNAKTVVVIKRSLSPGFAGVPNPLFIADNCLMLFGDGKKATQEMIAALKES; this is translated from the coding sequence ATGGAACTCGTTAGTATTTTAAATCTCGCTTATCTCATTGCATCCATCCTATTTATCGTAGGCATCAAACAATTAGCACATCCAAAAACAGCCACTCGAGGAAACTTCCTTGGTGCCCTTGGGATGCTCATTGCCGTAGTCGCAACACTCTTTGATCGTGAAATTTTATCTTATGAATGGATCGCTGTTGGTGTTCTCATTGGTTCCGTAATCGGAATCATCCTTGCGATCAAAATTCAAATGACTGCAATGCCGCAGCTTGTTGCTGTTTTAAATGGTTTTGGTGGTATTGCTTCTGTATTTGTAGCTGGAGCCGCATTACAACTTTCCATCCCTAAGTATTCGTATGCCGTAAATTACCAAGAAGTGGTTTCAATTGTGTTCTCTGCCATTGTTGGTGGAATTACTTTCTCTGGAAGTTTTATCGCTTTCGGAAAATTACAAGGTTTTATCACTGAAAAAGCAGTTCGTTACCCAGGTGACCAACTCGTAAAAATTCTTGTGGGACTGACTGCTGTGGGACTAGGTGTGTATGGATGTTTGGAGCCAACAGATGAATCTATTTATTGGATTTTAAGTGGCGTTAGCTTACTCCTCGGTATCTTCCTTGTGATTCCAATTGGTGGAGCCGACATGCCTGTGGTGATCTCACTCCTAAACTCATATTCGGGAATCGCAGCATCTGCAACAGGATTTGTTCTCAATAACAATGTGCTTATCATTTCCGGTTCTCTTGTAGGAGCATCTGGAATCATTCTAACACAAATCATGTGTAAAGCGATGAACCGTAGTTTGACGAATGTTCTCTTCGGTGGATTCGGGGCTGTCGCTACAGAAATGAAAGATGATGGCGATTTTTACTCTGGTAAAGTGAAATCAACTAGCGCTGAAGAAGTGGCAATGTTACTAGATGTTGCTAGAAGTGTGGTGATTGTTCCAGGATATGGAATGGCAGTGGCTCAAGCGCAACACACTGTTAGAGATTTATACCAACTTTTGACAGCTCGTGGCATTGATGTAACCTTTGCGATCCATCCAGTTGCTGGTCGTATGCCAGGTCATATGAACGTATTACTTGCTGAAGCAGATATTCCTTATGATCGATTGAAAGAGATGGACGAGATCAATAGTACTTTCGAAAATGTTGATGTTGTGATTGTTAACGGCGCAAATGACGTAACAAACCCACTTGCAAAAACAGATCCTAAATCACCGATTGCTGGAATGCCGATATTGGATGTAGGAAATGCAAAAACAGTCGTAGTAATCAAACGTAGTTTGAGCCCTGGATTTGCTGGAGTTCCCAATCCACTTTTCATCGCTGACAACTGTTTGATGTTGTTTGGCGATGGTAAAAAAGCAACGCAAGAAATGATCGCAGCATTAAAAGAATCTTAG
- a CDS encoding cytidylyltransferase domain-containing protein, with protein MSGIHSTHNSFAFIQARLGSTRFPKKILKQIPEGSDSTFLDHIHRRLKTVFDSNQIVFLIPESDIESIQYLKTKGYLYFCGSELDVRDRFRKAAKHFGAKHIFRLTADNPFIDIDSIRYLYEAILEMTEKYYSLSMEGLPLGMGVECFSTDSLFYHSEETELERHKEHVSLHIKEFPEIHRQYRLSPPHLQRVDAFQQLSKNEISKLRITVDEWKDYELICEIWKTLGDKNPNFGAEEVLQLYQNNPHMFSLNASVEQIVFELPKNEKTKKQVNILYGKPDEYGYGHFERCKSLSIYLQLYGYDVKLTSSFDNSEINVPHIFDIRENEFSVRNSFFIDNVNHPPNNTNACYFLPHPSYPILNTTLEKDSFTKLSYYSSPISEVDRGLGTSPGKLLVYAGQLDETQSEQIDNFLLQFHQSKMNSQTPIFQSILRIGGTKPKDNNIQFVQRIPYTEFLKEMESSEWIFTYFGQTMMECVAKGKKVCLFGISEIHETLGKFAEKELNIPYIGTLTELSNLRHFPKKTIPKKIKYVRDAHIQILNWLNSINSEIYEN; from the coding sequence ATGAGTGGTATACATTCAACGCATAATAGTTTTGCCTTTATTCAGGCAAGACTAGGCTCAACACGATTTCCAAAAAAAATTTTAAAACAAATTCCCGAAGGATCAGATTCAACTTTTTTGGACCATATACATCGTCGTCTGAAAACTGTTTTTGATTCAAACCAAATCGTATTTTTAATCCCAGAATCTGATATAGAATCCATCCAATATTTAAAAACAAAAGGGTATCTATATTTTTGTGGATCCGAATTAGATGTAAGAGATAGATTTCGGAAGGCGGCAAAACATTTTGGTGCAAAACATATTTTTCGCCTAACAGCTGACAATCCATTCATTGATATTGATTCCATTCGTTATTTATACGAAGCTATATTGGAAATGACGGAGAAATACTATAGTTTGTCTATGGAAGGTTTACCTTTGGGAATGGGAGTCGAATGTTTTTCCACAGATTCATTATTTTACCATTCTGAGGAAACAGAATTAGAAAGACATAAAGAACATGTCTCGTTACATATCAAAGAATTTCCAGAAATACACAGACAATATCGTCTTTCACCTCCTCATTTACAACGCGTAGATGCATTCCAACAATTAAGCAAAAATGAAATTTCAAAACTTAGAATCACTGTGGACGAATGGAAAGATTATGAATTGATATGTGAGATTTGGAAAACTTTGGGCGACAAAAACCCAAATTTTGGTGCTGAAGAAGTACTCCAACTGTACCAAAACAATCCTCATATGTTTTCACTTAATGCTTCAGTTGAACAAATCGTTTTTGAATTGCCCAAAAATGAAAAAACAAAAAAACAAGTGAACATACTGTATGGAAAGCCAGACGAATATGGATATGGACACTTTGAACGATGTAAATCATTATCGATATATTTGCAATTGTATGGATATGATGTAAAACTAACCAGCTCGTTTGACAATTCAGAAATAAATGTTCCTCACATCTTTGATATCCGAGAAAACGAGTTTTCCGTAAGAAATTCTTTTTTTATAGACAATGTAAACCATCCACCTAATAATACTAATGCGTGTTATTTTCTGCCTCATCCCTCCTATCCAATTTTGAATACAACGTTAGAGAAAGACAGTTTCACAAAACTTTCGTATTATAGTTCTCCCATTTCAGAAGTTGATCGAGGGTTGGGAACCAGTCCAGGCAAATTATTAGTGTATGCCGGCCAATTAGATGAAACCCAATCCGAACAAATCGATAATTTTTTATTACAGTTTCATCAATCAAAGATGAATTCACAAACTCCAATCTTTCAATCCATACTTCGTATTGGAGGAACCAAACCGAAAGATAATAATATTCAGTTTGTTCAGAGGATTCCTTATACTGAATTTTTAAAAGAAATGGAATCTTCTGAATGGATCTTTACTTATTTTGGCCAAACGATGATGGAGTGTGTAGCGAAAGGCAAAAAGGTGTGCTTATTTGGAATATCTGAAATCCACGAAACACTTGGTAAATTTGCAGAAAAAGAACTTAATATTCCTTATATTGGAACATTAACAGAGTTATCCAATTTACGCCATTTCCCGAAGAAAACAATACCTAAAAAAATCAAATATGTTCGCGATGCCCATATTCAAATTTTAAACTGGTTAAATTCCATTAATTCAGAAATATATGAAAATTAA
- the queC gene encoding 7-cyano-7-deazaguanine synthase QueC — MVSVSDSNHKSQSEKKGAVVLLSGGLDSTTCLYIAAKEFGYPKHKKLPLLALSFDYSQKHKIELIKSKKIAKTLGIKHVIQKLDPGFFLGSSLTEKKIKVRKNAKSLFNGDEKEIPNTYVPGRNILFLSFALSLAEGHGYDSIYIGVNALDYSGYPDCRPEFIESFQKMANLGTKKGVSGKGDSIQIKTPLLHLGKKEIIELGIEVEAPLHLTHSCYDPIKGKPCGKCDSCILRAKGFSEIGLEDPALTI; from the coding sequence ATGGTTTCCGTTTCGGATTCCAATCACAAATCCCAATCTGAAAAAAAAGGCGCCGTTGTACTTCTGTCAGGTGGCCTTGATTCCACCACCTGCCTTTACATTGCAGCCAAAGAATTTGGGTATCCTAAACATAAAAAATTACCATTGCTTGCTCTCTCATTTGATTATTCCCAGAAACATAAAATAGAACTTATCAAAAGTAAAAAAATAGCAAAAACCCTTGGAATCAAACATGTGATCCAAAAATTGGACCCTGGATTTTTTTTGGGAAGTTCGCTAACGGAAAAAAAAATTAAGGTAAGAAAAAACGCCAAATCACTGTTTAATGGTGATGAAAAGGAAATTCCAAATACTTATGTACCTGGTCGTAATATATTATTTTTATCGTTTGCATTGTCTTTAGCAGAGGGCCACGGTTATGATTCCATTTATATAGGAGTGAATGCACTGGACTACTCAGGGTATCCAGATTGTCGTCCGGAATTTATCGAATCCTTTCAAAAGATGGCAAATCTCGGAACAAAAAAAGGTGTGAGTGGAAAAGGTGACTCCATCCAAATCAAAACTCCTCTCCTACACTTGGGAAAAAAAGAAATCATAGAGCTGGGAATAGAAGTGGAAGCTCCACTACATCTGACGCATTCTTGTTATGATCCAATCAAAGGAAAACCTTGTGGCAAATGCGATTCTTGTATTCTAAGAGCCAAAGGGTTCTCGGAAATTGGATTGGAAGATCCCGCATTAACAATTTAA
- the queD gene encoding 6-carboxytetrahydropterin synthase QueD, producing MEEIELSKTFGFEAAHFLPNVPEGHKCKRMHGHSFRFAVYLKGEIDPHTGWIMDFGELKSIVKPILDEHLDHYVLNDVPGLENPTSENIAVWLWNQLKPKLPLLDKITLYETCTSSCVYRGPKK from the coding sequence ATGGAAGAGATCGAACTTTCCAAAACCTTTGGTTTTGAAGCCGCCCATTTTTTGCCCAACGTTCCCGAAGGGCATAAATGCAAACGAATGCACGGGCATAGTTTTCGTTTTGCTGTATATCTAAAAGGTGAAATCGATCCACATACAGGTTGGATTATGGATTTTGGTGAACTGAAATCCATCGTAAAACCAATATTAGATGAACATTTGGACCATTATGTTTTAAATGATGTGCCAGGTTTAGAAAATCCAACTAGCGAAAATATAGCGGTCTGGCTTTGGAACCAACTCAAACCAAAACTTCCACTCCTAGACAAAATCACATTATATGAAACTTGTACGAGTTCCTGCGTTTATAGGGGTCCAAAAAAGTAA
- a CDS encoding tetratricopeptide repeat protein, translated as MSFLSLSADAEDQESIELNAKIEIEKVSRNIINALRYGRFVLADSEWKKIQSDVYKTFAEYDYLNGSLLYSRMEWQEAKESLNRTLKKEPNHEAASFLLGMIYAQEDSWSEAKETWLETNQISPYNPFYHYNLGLAYYILKDYPNAISSLNKSLEYKSNYNEAKLILAKTYLELNQVDKAKIELLSILEQDPKHMQASHLMGRVIYLMDKDPKKSLTYLKNPRALGWREKKVYARCYFEMRKWREAENLLRPIAYSPFADEYDQSFYLNLLLNLGFDERANDFFHFIQKQSQNESKIAEAYRMLLSSREGKDLLYHYFKLRY; from the coding sequence ATGTCCTTCCTTTCATTATCGGCTGATGCAGAGGATCAAGAATCAATTGAGCTCAACGCAAAAATCGAAATTGAAAAGGTAAGTCGCAATATTATCAATGCACTTCGTTATGGCCGTTTTGTTTTGGCAGACTCAGAATGGAAAAAAATCCAATCGGACGTGTATAAAACTTTTGCTGAATATGATTATCTTAATGGAAGTTTGTTGTATTCACGAATGGAATGGCAAGAAGCCAAAGAAAGTTTAAATCGAACTTTAAAGAAAGAACCAAATCACGAAGCTGCAAGTTTCCTTCTTGGTATGATTTATGCTCAAGAAGATAGTTGGTCAGAAGCAAAAGAAACTTGGCTGGAAACCAATCAAATCTCTCCTTATAATCCTTTTTACCATTATAATTTAGGACTCGCTTATTATATTTTAAAAGATTATCCAAATGCGATTTCGTCCTTAAACAAATCATTAGAATACAAATCAAATTACAATGAAGCCAAATTGATTTTAGCGAAAACCTATTTGGAACTAAATCAAGTCGATAAAGCAAAAATCGAACTTTTGTCTATTTTGGAACAAGATCCTAAACATATGCAAGCATCTCATTTGATGGGTCGTGTCATTTACCTTATGGACAAAGATCCAAAAAAATCACTTACCTATTTAAAAAATCCAAGAGCGCTCGGTTGGAGAGAAAAGAAAGTATATGCTCGTTGTTATTTTGAAATGAGAAAATGGCGAGAAGCAGAGAATTTATTAAGACCGATCGCCTATTCTCCGTTTGCCGACGAGTACGACCAAAGTTTTTATCTAAACTTACTTCTCAATTTAGGATTTGATGAAAGAGCGAATGACTTTTTTCATTTTATCCAAAAACAATCGCAAAATGAATCAAAAATTGCAGAAGCTTATAGAATGTTACTTTCTTCGCGTGAAGGAAAAGATTTATTATATCACTACTTTAAATTGAGATACTAA
- a CDS encoding NAD(P) transhydrogenase subunit alpha, giving the protein MEIFVTAVTIFVLAIFVGFEIITKIPPILHTPLMSGSNAISGITLIGALYAAGIQESNITKILGLLSVIFATINVVGGFLVTHRMLGMFKKKDAPK; this is encoded by the coding sequence ATGGAAATATTTGTTACAGCCGTCACGATTTTCGTCCTTGCGATCTTCGTGGGATTTGAAATCATCACAAAAATCCCTCCCATCCTCCACACCCCACTTATGTCGGGTTCCAACGCTATATCTGGCATTACCTTGATTGGTGCACTTTATGCTGCTGGGATCCAAGAAAGTAATATCACCAAAATTTTGGGATTACTATCGGTTATTTTCGCTACTATCAACGTAGTGGGTGGATTCCTTGTCACACACAGAATGCTTGGCATGTTTAAGAAAAAGGATGCACCAAAATAA